One Purpureocillium takamizusanense chromosome 1, complete sequence genomic window carries:
- a CDS encoding uncharacterized protein (EggNog:ENOG503Q4QK~COG:I~SECRETED:SignalP(1-21~SECRETED:cutsite=ALA-AP~SECRETED:prob=0.8846)) has protein sequence MVAFGLRLVASLAVSAGVALAAPPSDRLLVDRAQGVLPSKDPWYAVPGGLDAIKPGTILKHRAPPKPIAAFGLLPVNLEASYQILYRTTDSLGNATATAVTVMVPHSADYTKVLSYQVAEDSATINCAPSYAFQFDHAKGPDMGTMVTEAELLLVEAALERGWVVIAPDFLGPKGAFLANALAGYATLDGIRAAINSHSFTGISTNPTVTMWGYSGGSLASLWAAELQPTYAPELKIAGAAVGGTVPNITTVVTSINGKGSAGLIPTGVVGLMNQYPELVPVVEQHLLPQYRDEFFKVRGQCLAANSKQFENKDIVGMFDDRNLVYTNPTAVRIIEENAQGITGTPRIPLFIYKSVKDEISPIGETDALVDKWCAGGTPIEYQRDRESDHEKLAILAAPKALSWLIDTMNGRNRNTQCETRTVFSSLLDPAVIGVLPKFLIDALLDLLGKPVGPLIG, from the coding sequence ATGGTCGCGTTCGGACTCCGGCTCgtggcgtccttggccgtctcggcgggcgtTGCCCTTGCGGCGCCTCCGTCCGACCGGCTGCTGGTCGACCGGGCCCAGGGCGTGCTGCCGAGCAAGGACCCCTGGTACGCCGTGccgggcggcctcgacgccatcaaaCCGGGGACTATCCTCAAGCAccgggcgccgcccaagcccatCGCGGCGTTTGGGCTGCTCCCCGTGAACCTCGAGGCGTCTTATCAGATCCTATACCGCACGACGGACAGTCTAGGCAACGCGACCGCAACGGCCGTGACCGTCATGGTGCCGCACAGCGCCGACTACACAAAGGTCCTGTCGTaccaggtcgccgaggactCGGCCACCATCAACTGCGCGCCATCCTATGCGTTCCAGTTCGACCACGCCAAGGGCCCGGACATGGGCACCATGGtgaccgaggcggagctgctgcttgtcgaggccgccctcgaaaGGGGGTGGGTTGTCATTGCGCCCGACTTCCTCGGCCCCAAGGGCGCCTTCTTGGCCAACGCTCTGGCCGGCTACGCGACGCTCGACGGGATCCGCGCGGCCATCAACTCCCATTCCTTCACGGGCATCAGCACGAATCCGACGGTCACCATGTGGGGTTATtcgggcggcagcctcgcctcgctctGGGCCGCGGAGCTGCAGCCGACGTACGCCCCGGAGCTCAAGATTGCGggcgcggccgtgggcgggACGGTGCCCAACATCACGACGGTGGTGACGAGCATCAACGGCAAGGGGTCCGCGGGGCTGATCCcgacgggcgtcgtcgggctgaTGAACCAGTACCCGGAGCTGGTGCCGGTCGTGGAGCAGCACCTGCTGCCGCAGTACCGCGACGAGTTCTTCAAGGTGCGCGGGCAGTGCCTGGCGGCCAACTCGAAGCAGTTTGAGAACAAGGACATTGTGGGCATGTTTGACGACCGGAACCTCGTGTACACGAACccgacggcggtgcgcaTCATCGAGGAGAACGCCCAGGGCATCACGGGGACGCCACGCATCCCGCTCTTCATCTATAAGTCGGTCAAGGACGAGATCAGCCCCATCGGCGAGAcggacgcgctcgtcgacaagtggtgcgccggcggcacgccCATCGAGTACCAGCGCGACAGGGAGTCAGACCACGAGAAGCTGGCCATtctggcggcgcccaaggcgCTGTCGTGGCTCATCGATACGATGAACGGGCGGAACCGCAACACGCAATGCGAGACCCgcaccgtcttctcctccctgCTGGATCCGGCCGTGATTGGGGTGCTGCCCAAGTTTCTCATTGACGCGCTGCTGGACTTGCTTGGGAAGCCCGTCGGACCATTGATCGGATGA